In Methanobacterium formicicum DSM 3637, the genomic window CATTTCCCATTACCAGATCATTTTTAAGTTCTGCAAATTTCTGTTTAATGGTGATTGGATCTCCTACATTCACCATTTCCTCGGCATCTTCCTTATCTGAAGCACCAATATCAATGAACATGTTCTCATACTGCACTGGTTTCTTCTTCTCAGCTGCTTTCATCCGGTGAGGAGGTTTACTTCCTACCACACCCAGTATTTGCTCACCATTACTGTGGATGTACACTTCCTGGTTAAGGAGCATCTGGTCATTTATTCCTCCCAGTTTGGAGAACTTGATGAATCCTTCCTTATCAATGTACCTTACCATAAGGCCTATTTCGTCCATGTGGGCGGCTAACATGACCTTCTTTCCGTCGGGTTTCCCATTCTTGGTTGCGATAAGGTTACCCATATTATCCACGTCTAAGTCATCCACATGCCCTTTCAATTCTTCCAGCATGAGGTTGCGAACTTCATCTTCAAATCCAGATACACCAGATGCATTAGATAGTTTTTCAAGTAACTGTTTCATGGTATTAACCTCTCAATTTTAAAATAAAATGTGAACAATTATATAATTAATCTAGAAATACAATAATCTAGGTTATATGTGCTGAAAATATATTTGATGTGGTTAAAATGATTTAACCAGAATTAAAATTCCTATTAAGACCAGAACGATTGGTCCTGCCTGTTCCTGAAGGAAGGTCAGTGGTATAACTCCTAAATTCACCCCGTACCATACCAAACCAATTAGGATAAAGCATATACTAATATAGATGCCCCATTTATTAATATTTCTCTTTTTTTTGGGTTTGGCAGATTCAGGTTTGCTAATTTTTATATCTTCATTTATATCTTTATCCATTTGCAATCCTCTGTATCTTTTTTTTAATGTTTGGTGCTGTTTTTCAAATAATGAATTTTTATTTCCGGTTCAAATTTTATTTAGAGTTCATTTCACGCTAACTTGATGTTATAATTGTGTCTGGTCGTGTTCAGAGTTAAGTTTTGAATTATGTTGGACACACTCTTCTTTTGAGGGGAATATCCCTGTGCAGTAAGGGAATTATATACACCAGTTAAAGTAGTGTTTTGAATTGGATCATTTTTATAATTGAGATTAATGAGAACAGTGATGTTTTGTGTTCCGCTCATCTGAATGGATTCAACTTGAACTGGTAACATCCCAGGGGTTGTAATTACTGCTGTGGTTGTGGCATTGGTAGCTCCTAACCGGGTTGCAGTTGCAATGCTGTTTTGTTCACTTTGATCACTAACATAATACGCGACCACAAGTACAACCAGCAGGATGAAAGCTAAAATAAGGATCAGCTCCACTGATATTTGCCCTTTTCCGTCCATTATAACCCATTCCTCTTATATTAATGATCCTTTACTCTTTTACCATAATTTTCAATTTCTTTTTATACTTTAATTGTTTCTTAACATTATTTAATTATGTCTAATTCTATCAGCATTAATTTGTCTATCTCATTTATCGTAGTAATTTATAATGATAAAGTACTATTCTGCATAATTATATACTTAAATAGACCATAAAACTTAATAATTATAGAATTATATAAAATAAACTATCTATATTATATATTAACAGGAGATTGATATTCTGAGGTCATTAAAAAGTGATTCGAGGGGGTTTGCATTGTCCCTTGACTTATTACTTGCTCTTATTCCAATTACTATAATGTTGGGATTAGTGGCAGCCAACATGGGCAATATTATGTATGATACTCAGGATACCATTTATAGAAGTTCGCTGGAACGTGTTTCAGCAGATACTGTTAATACTCTTTTGAAAACATCTGGAGATCCTTATAACTGGGAGAGCAATCCTTCACAAACAAATGTTGTGGGAGTTGCTCAGTATGATCCAGTCAGTAAAAACCCAATAGAATATACGTTATCTACTAAAAAGATGGCCATGTTAAAAAGTACTATTGGGCAAACTAAGACACAGAGCATGCTTGGTGATCAGTATGGGTTTTTAATCACCCTTAGTCCAGTAAATTCGACTGGAACTATTGTCTGGAACCTTACTAGTGCAGGAACTCCTAAAGAAAATGCTAAAGACGTTGTCAAAATAGAAAGAGATGTTCTTTATAATCCTTTTGATAGTGATGTATTAACTTCAATTAAGAATGCAGGTCATGGTACTGGAAAACCCAAAGATTATAGTTCTAACCCATTTTCCACTAATCAATATGATCTGGAAGTCTATGATTATTACATCCTTATTTTCAATAGAGGAGTAACATCCACATCAGTTTATATCAATCAATATGAAGTTATGAGTGAAAATGAATTTAAAGGTCATGATAAATATTCAAATTGGACAAAGATTATACCAGAAAGTTATTTAAAAAATGGAACAAACCTAGAAAATAATATTTTATATTTAAAGAAGGTTGCCAGTGGCCCTACTACGGATATGGATGCTTATGTGATTAGGGTTCCCCAAGGAACTTCACCCAGTGAAGTAACGGCTGCTAATGCACTACCCAAAAGTTACAGATTCCAGTTTTATGCATGGACTAAGTGATTGAAATGGATGAAAAAGGTTTTATATTCACTGCTGATGCTGCTCTGGCTTTGGTGGTAGTTATAGTATTTACGGTAACTGTGGCCAGTTACATTATGCTCCCCATGTACATGGGGCAGGAACACCAGCATCTGGAAGCGTTGGCCGACAGTGCATTACAGGTTATGGAACAGGATGGGACTCTAGATTCTGCTTCTGTTGCTGCTATTAGTAACTCTTCTAATGCCACTGAGGAATCTCAGTTTATCTTAAGTCAATCCATAGATAATTTGATACCTAACGGAGTTGGATACCGGTTAACTATCAATCCTGGAACGCCCATATCTGTGGAAAGGAATTCAAGTAGTACTGGATATTTATACAATAAAGATACTGTGACCAGAGTAAGGGTTATTTCTGGGCCTCAAGAAGGATGGTGGGGGCGTGCATGGTTTAAATCGGAGCCAGTTGAATTCACAAATCAACAGGTTAATCTTACTACCACTTCCTGGATATTCCACAACTGGCTTACCAACTTTTCTCCGTGGAGTGGAAGTGGTAATTTGAGGAACTATGCTTATTGGGGTAGTGGAAGTAGTGCTCAGGCCATTACTTTCACCATACCTGACGGGGCCACTATATATGGGGCTAAATACTTGCAAGGTTCTTCAAGTGATAACCGATATAGCTGGCCTACAGCGAACCCTGCTTTTGGGACTAACACCGTAATAAATAGCAAGCCTGCACTTGTTGCTAATTCAAACCAATTCACATTTCTTAATAAGAGGGTGAGCTCCACTGAACTTATGTATAACTATCAGGGAAACATATCTAAGACTCTCCTGAATCCTGGTATAAATAATTTCTATGTTAATTTCGTCACGAATTCTAACTATGATTATAATATGCCCTGGTTTTCTATACTGTCAAGTTATTCCACCAATATCACTGTCCCAATTAACGTGAGCACAAATAAACTTCCATTCCAGAACGCTGCTGGTCTGGCTGTAGACAGATTAACTGACCTGGGGGCGGGTGATGGTTATGGTCGTATATACAATCTGGATACTGGTCAGGTGACTAACCTTAATTATTTAAGAGAAATCAGCTGGACTAATATGTATAACAAGGATCATTCCTATTCTGACGGTATTCCATTTGTCATAACTGGTGTGAATGGTGAGGATGGATCTGCAGTCTCTGTTGTTAAAGATGTTAGTATCCCTGCTGATGAAAACATATTAGATGCTTATGTTGTTGTAAACAGCTGGGGGGCAGTAGATAATACTCTGGTTGAGGTGTGGGATGATCAATCTAAGAACTGGAGAACAGTATTCTGTTCATTTGACATAGGTGGAGCGGATTACAGTGACATATCTGATGGTTACGGTAATCTTCCAGGAACTATTTATATCGGGGATGAATTAAGGCAGGGAGCAAACAACAAGGTGAGAATAACGACATGGGATAATGTACCCTCCTCTGATTATGACCTGGTTGGTCTGCAGGATTCTTACATCATGCTTTCCACCAGTGAATACAAAATAAAATGGGATACTTATCCATTTGACAGCCATCAAGCCAGTAATAATAATTTAGTGCAGACTAAGTCGTTTACACTTACTGAAGACAGCCAGAAGGCTATGCTCTTTTTGGGCTTGGGACTTAACACTCGAAATGTCCGGATAGACTATGGTAATAATCAAATACTATACCAGGGCTCATCAGTACCATTTTCCCTGGATCTGGCTGCACTGGATGCTCAGAATAATTTCCATAAGATCACCACATCAAACTCCACTGCAACAAATTATACTCTTGTACCTGGAAACTATCCTTTGAGAATTACAGTTACTGGGCCTACCAAAGCATGGGAATCTGGTGACTATCAATCACTGAGTACTGGTACTGCTTCCATATTTTCAGGTACCAGGATTGCAGTAATCAATCCTCAGATTCAGAATGAATGGTCAACTGGTATGGGAAACACTGCAGAAGAAGCCATGGAAAATGCTACAGCTAATCTATTAAAAAAATATCCCAAAGCTCAAAATATACATACTTCTGCATTGTATGCAGGTAACGCTCCCAATGCAGTCACTGTCAGGTTAGAATTATGGAATCAATAGGAACATGGTATCATGGATGAAAAAGGTTACACAATCACTCCGCTGGCATTTTTACTCCTCATACCAATAGTAATCTTTGCAGTGGCATTTGGGGATATTGTGAATGAAATTAACCAGTTTTCTACCGTAACAATTGGTAGTGATGTTACAGGTGGTACTGTTTCGTCTATCATTTCCGTCATACAAAATGGTGCTGGTGATTCCGGACGATATGCAGCCTATAATGCTAGCCGTAAAGTAATTGACGACCAACATTTTATGAGTGATAGCAAACTTTACACCAGGCAGGTTGTAACTCAACAACTTAACGCCCATGTCATTGATGCCTGCAGTAAACTATCCCGGGAAACTGGTAGGCAGATTTACATTAACAATGTACTGATACCCACTAACTTAACCAATACTACTTTCAATGACACGTTCTCTCAAGATAATATCACTGTTACTCAGGTTGATCCTTATGGTAATGGCGATCCATTTGGTTTTTACGTAGTGGTTAAAGCAGGTGTACCCATAAAAGTTGTACAAGAAGGTCAAGTTTATGAGGGAACTTTACCTGAAATAAGAGGTTATGCTCCAATTATTGGTGTTGAAGATCCTTACATATGGATAAAAACCAGTTTCAGGAGCAGGGATGTTATATATGAATATCCTCAGTATGAAGAAAATTATTTAGGAGATGTAGATTACCACTTTGATGATAATGTTACAGGTGCAGAAATCCAGAACCTGTGGAATTGTTTAAACGGAACCGATAA contains:
- a CDS encoding M42 family metallopeptidase; the encoded protein is MKQLLEKLSNASGVSGFEDEVRNLMLEELKGHVDDLDVDNMGNLIATKNGKPDGKKVMLAAHMDEIGLMVRYIDKEGFIKFSKLGGINDQMLLNQEVYIHSNGEQILGVVGSKPPHRMKAAEKKKPVQYENMFIDIGASDKEDAEEMVNVGDPITIKQKFAELKNDLVMGNAMDNRVGCAIMVEVMKRARSDATIYGVGTVQEEVGLKGARTAAYRINPDMALALDVTISGDHPGMKEEDAPAKAGKGPCIILTDASGRGIITHPQVKELLIQVAEEEEIPYQLEVSEGGTTDATAIHLTREGIPTGVISPPSRYIHTPVSVVNINDVENAVKLILAVLNRL
- a CDS encoding class III signal peptide-containing protein; the protein is MDGKGQISVELILILAFILLVVLVVAYYVSDQSEQNSIATATRLGATNATTTAVITTPGMLPVQVESIQMSGTQNITVLINLNYKNDPIQNTTLTGVYNSLTAQGYSPQKKSVSNIIQNLTLNTTRHNYNIKLA